The Pieris rapae chromosome 16, ilPieRapa1.1, whole genome shotgun sequence genome includes a region encoding these proteins:
- the LOC110994411 gene encoding alpha-(1,3)-fucosyltransferase C-like, protein MKNLLFTNTSTQDNFLQETVRKNTEDLLYILIWTNKWHPTVDLEEGQDVFINNKCPHTNCFITANKYYQNENIEKFDAIVFNASTMQNWRSPNIPKERSPNQKYVFHSMESSYTYPICPIHMDDFFNLTWTYKLDSDIPHPQFQVTDPKGNIVAPKRNVKWNTTKYNVTDYEKHLTRKRKAMVWIVDKCQTLNNRLEYAIKLQSIFRYHFLDFDIFGCGLFECPENICYRLIKQDYYFYFVPEDSEGTDYVTKDVIKAYENYAVPIVLGNADYKKFLPEGSYINIKTTSNEALVELVKYLMNNPTIYQGFHSWRKTYVIREVTLEKGLCDLCVKLNEWTGISIKRKFRSWWYTESLRDRCIPGGAETYSEVFSYVNETRH, encoded by the exons ATGAAGaatttactatttacaaaCACGAG CACTcaagataattttttacaagaaaCAGTCCGCAAAAATACAGAAGATTTGTTATACATACTTATTTGGACGAATAAATGGCACCCCACCGTTGATTTGGAAGAAGGTCAggatgtatttataaataataaatgtccaCACACAAATTGCTTCATCACAGCCAATAAGTATTACCAGAACGAGAATATAGAAAAGTTTGACGCAATCGTGTTCAATGCCAGTACTATGCAAAATTGGAGAAGTCCAAACATACCAAAGGAGCGTTCGCCTAACCAAAAGTACGTATTCCATAGTATGGAGTCATCTTACACATATCCAATTTGCCCCATTCATATGGATGACTTCTTTAATCTGACGTGGACATACAAATTGGATTCAGATATACCCCATCCACAATTCCAAGTGACGGATCCAAAGGGAAATATTGTAGCTccaaaaagaaatgtaaaatggaacacaactaaatataatgtaacagATTACGAAAAGCATTTAACTCGTAAACGAAAAGCCATGGTTTGGATAGTCGATAAATGTCAGACATTAAACAACAGACTTGAATAtgctataaaattacaaagtatATTCAGATATCATTTTCTTGATTTTGACATATTCGGCTGTGGGCTGTTTGAATGCCCTGAAAATATATGCTATCGACTTATTAAACaagattattacttttattttgtaccCGAGGATAGTGAAGGCACAGATTATGTTACTAAAGATGTTATTAAGGCATATGAAAACTATGCAGTTCCAATTGTCTTAGGGAATGCAGATTATAAGAA ATTTCTTCCCGAGGGctcatacataaatattaagacCACATCAAATGAAGCATTAGTGGAATTGGTGAAGTATCTCATGAACAATCCAACAATATATCAAGGTTTCCATAGTTGGAGAAAAACGTATGTAATAAGAGAAGTCACATTAGAGAAGGGGCTATGTGACCTGTGCGTTAAACTGAATGAGTGGACAGGGATAAGTATCAAGAGGAAATTCAGAAGTTGGTGGTACACGGAATCCTTGAGGGATAGATGTATTCCAGGGGGAGCAGAGACTTATTCTGAGGTTTTCTCTTATGTTAATGAGACAAGGCATTAA
- the LOC110994413 gene encoding alpha-(1,3)-fucosyltransferase C-like, which produces MIEIANPSSKNNKKIIGQKIFIKQKCPYINCYISYDKNLLKQDHRNFDAVVFKVRDIMKLMGNNLEITRSPNQIYVFNSLEPSDMHPVCNPIFDNFFNWTWTYKLNSEISHPFFNIYDINNEIVGPKLFINWTRQMDHTDKYKSRMRKKTKAVAWIVTACKLKVKHQEFINEFKNELKGYNYTLDIYGPCGDKKCPKRSTKNCYDIIEQHYFFQMVLEETFAEDYITERMVRAMTHISIPIVLGGSHYNRFLPPGSYINAQSFDIKKLGAIIDYLIKNPTTYEYFFDWKNHYYYMARPRSHMCDLCTKLNVNNISINKHYSKFRNWWDPDYKEHCKSAQFINKGF; this is translated from the exons ATGAT TGAAATCGCTAATCCAAGTTCTAAAaataacaagaaaataataggccaaaaaatatttataaaacaaaagtgtCCATATATAAATTGCTATATTTCGTACGATAAGAATCTATTGAAACAGGATCACAGGAATTTCGATGCAGTGGTTTTCAAAGTGAGAGACATAATGAAACTAATGGGAAATAATTTAGAGATAACGCGTTCACCAAATCAAATCTATGTGTTTAATTCGCTTGAACCATCGGACATGCATCCAGTATGCAATCCGATTTTCGATAACTTTTTCAATTGGACATGGACTTACAAGCTAAATTCCGAAATATCCCATcccttttttaatatctacgACATCAATAATGAAATAGTTGGaccaaagttatttataaattggaCCAGACAAATGGATCATAccgataaatataaaagtagaaTGCGGAAGAAGACCAAAGCAGTGGCCTGGATCGTCACTGCATGTAAACTAAAAGTTAAGCAccaagaatttattaatgaatttaaaaacgaaCTCAAAGGGTACAATTATACGTTAGATATATACGGACCATGTGGTGATAAAAAGTGTCCTAAGAGAAGTACAAAGAATTGTTATGATATTATTGAACAACATTATTTCTTTCAAATGGTTCTAGAAGAAACATTCGCTGAGGATTATATAACAGAAAGAATGGTGAGAGCAATGACGCACATTTCTATACCTATCGTCTTAGGAGGATCGCATTATAACAg ATTTTTACCACCAGGCTCCTATATAAATGCCCAATCTTTTGATATTAAGAAATTGGGCGCCATTATCGACTACCTAATAAAGAACCCTACTACATACGAATATTTCTTCGATTGGAAAAATCATTACTACTACATGGCAAGACCTAGGTCTCACATGTGTGATTTATgtactaaattaaatgtaaataatatttctataaataaacactattCAAAATTTAGAAATTGGTGGGATCCAGATTATAAGGAACATTGTAAAAGTGCtcagtttattaataaaggattttaa